The region ATCCGGGCGGGGATCTCCTCGAGGTCGTCGCGGTGCTGCGGGCCACGCCAAACGGGAGCGGCTAGCGACCAGCCACAGACGCGGCCGAGGCGAACACGGCGACACCGTTCACGACCGCGTGAAGTGCGACGCACGGATAGAGGCTGCCAGACCGGCTCCGGAGATATCCGAGACCCAGACCGGTGACGAGCACCCACGGCAGATCGACGACCGCGCCGTGAGCTAGCGCGAAAGCGACCGCGCTGCCGACGATGGCGACCGGTTGCCCGAAGGACTCGAGGAGGCGAAAGCCGAGACCGCGGCAGGCCGCCTCCTCGACGATCGGCACGAACAAGGCGATCGCGAGCGCGTTCGCGATGAACGCGCCTGCCCGCGTCGGATCCCAGAACTGCGGCACGGCCTGCTCTCGCGCGCCGTGCCCGAGCACGATCTCGAGGGCGAACGAGGTCGCGTAGATGGCGGCGAGCGCCGCGCCCGCGATGCGCGTTGCAGAGGGCCACGACACCGGCCATCGCAAGGCGAACGCATCGCGCAGCGGCAGGCCGCGAGCGACCCCGAGGAGCACGAGCAGGATGACCCCGTCGAACGCGAGGGTG is a window of Candidatus Limnocylindria bacterium DNA encoding:
- a CDS encoding type II CAAX endopeptidase family protein, whose protein sequence is MALIATIAALGYGARFAAGGDGAQPDLLFRWSTAIFTLAFDGVILLVLLGVARGLPLRDAFALRWPVSWPSATRIAGAALAAIYATSFALEIVLGHGAREQAVPQFWDPTRAGAFIANALAIALFVPIVEEAACRGLGFRLLESFGQPVAIVGSAVAFALAHGAVVDLPWVLVTGLGLGYLRSRSGSLYPCVALHAVVNGVAVFASAASVAGR